From one Rhizobium lentis genomic stretch:
- a CDS encoding TIGR02594 family protein: protein MKIILVIALTVFAVPCEADMLVTASKYNRMHERSISFLGVNPRRTSWCGAFLAFVAKRSSRQPPANPNMAVSWKSFGKPVFFRSVRRGDVVVIRSGRRFHVSLFDHFDQRRQYVYLFGGNQSNRVQLSRYRASSVVAVRR from the coding sequence ATGAAAATTATTCTCGTCATAGCCCTCACGGTTTTTGCCGTACCGTGTGAGGCCGACATGCTCGTCACGGCTTCCAAATACAATCGCATGCACGAACGCTCCATCTCCTTTCTCGGCGTCAACCCCCGCAGAACGTCCTGGTGCGGCGCTTTCCTCGCCTTCGTTGCCAAACGATCGTCCCGCCAGCCGCCGGCCAATCCCAATATGGCAGTTTCCTGGAAAAGTTTTGGCAAGCCGGTTTTCTTCCGCTCGGTGAGGCGGGGAGACGTCGTTGTCATCCGAAGCGGCAGGCGGTTCCATGTCAGCTTGTTCGACCACTTCGATCAGCGACGCCAGTACGTCTATCTGTTCGGTGGAAATCAATCCAATCGGGTCCAGCTGTCGCGCTACCGCGCCAGCTCGGTGGTCGCCGTTCGACGATGA
- a CDS encoding Na+/H+ antiporter, with translation MEPTQLFELVIAMFLAIIALHYAAHRLRLPPSVALLAGGALLAFVPGLPAISVDPGLVLVIFLPPLLMDGAWAIALVRLRRHMIGIASLAVGAVFFTCAVVAVVTHLLFPSLPWAACAALGAIVSPPDAVSARAVLERVRLPRRLQILLEGESLLNDASGLVLFRFAVAAAATGAFSAGEAAGSLFVLALGGAVVGVVVGTAWVKFVRRLGDEYLIIAATVLLAWISYLLGELLHVSGVIATVTTGLIASWHQHTVFSAATRMRGTSFWTVMIFLMEASVFTLIGLSLRDVVERGGGFATLIATMGLPMLAILVTLVIARFAWVFGSDLVIRLCAALGFTRVRPLGVGGATVLSWAGVRGVVTLALALSLPGEFPGRDFILATSFTVILGTVLVQGTTLGRIIGWARLVEPETERARLTMSQAEAAMAQAQLGTVQDLAYDADGNLIHPQLLERYQRRATAIVDYAARTEHYIPVLHAHFDVVLEAVATGRRELIRLHRAGDIDDETLQELERDLDLEELSAISAKA, from the coding sequence ATGGAACCTACCCAATTGTTCGAGCTGGTCATTGCGATGTTTCTCGCGATCATCGCCCTGCATTATGCCGCCCACAGGCTGCGATTGCCGCCATCCGTGGCGCTCTTGGCCGGGGGCGCCTTGCTGGCCTTCGTTCCGGGGCTGCCGGCGATATCGGTCGATCCCGGGCTGGTGCTCGTCATCTTCCTGCCGCCTCTCTTGATGGACGGCGCCTGGGCCATCGCTTTGGTGCGGCTGCGGCGCCATATGATCGGCATCGCCTCGTTGGCGGTCGGAGCGGTGTTCTTCACCTGCGCCGTGGTGGCCGTCGTCACCCATCTTCTCTTTCCATCGCTTCCCTGGGCCGCCTGCGCGGCGCTCGGCGCGATCGTTTCGCCGCCGGACGCGGTGTCGGCGCGGGCGGTGCTGGAACGTGTAAGGTTGCCGCGGCGGCTGCAGATCTTGCTGGAAGGCGAGAGCTTGCTCAACGACGCGAGCGGCCTCGTTCTCTTCCGTTTTGCCGTTGCCGCCGCGGCAACGGGAGCCTTCAGCGCCGGTGAGGCGGCCGGCAGCCTCTTTGTGCTGGCGCTCGGCGGCGCCGTCGTCGGCGTCGTCGTGGGCACGGCATGGGTCAAATTCGTCCGGCGGCTCGGCGACGAATATCTCATCATTGCGGCCACCGTGCTGCTTGCCTGGATTTCCTATCTGCTCGGCGAGTTGCTGCATGTCTCCGGCGTTATCGCCACCGTGACCACCGGTCTGATCGCGTCCTGGCACCAGCATACCGTGTTTTCGGCCGCAACCCGCATGCGCGGCACGTCGTTCTGGACCGTGATGATCTTCCTGATGGAGGCTTCGGTCTTCACCTTGATCGGGCTGTCGCTCCGCGACGTGGTCGAACGCGGCGGCGGTTTCGCCACGCTGATCGCCACCATGGGGCTGCCGATGCTGGCGATCCTCGTGACGCTGGTGATCGCGCGGTTTGCCTGGGTCTTCGGCTCCGATCTCGTCATCCGTCTCTGTGCTGCGCTGGGCTTCACGCGGGTCCGGCCGCTGGGCGTCGGCGGCGCCACCGTTCTCAGCTGGGCGGGCGTGCGCGGCGTAGTAACGCTCGCCCTGGCACTCAGCCTGCCCGGGGAATTCCCCGGTCGTGACTTCATCCTCGCAACATCATTTACCGTCATTCTCGGTACCGTACTCGTGCAGGGAACGACATTGGGACGGATTATCGGCTGGGCGCGGCTGGTGGAACCGGAGACAGAAAGAGCGCGTCTCACTATGAGCCAGGCCGAAGCCGCCATGGCACAGGCGCAGCTGGGCACCGTGCAAGATCTGGCATATGACGCCGATGGAAACCTAATCCACCCTCAATTGCTGGAGCGATACCAGCGCAGAGCCACGGCGATCGTCGATTACGCCGCGAGAACGGAGCATTATATCCCGGTGCTGCATGCGCATTTCGACGTCGTTCTCGAGGCGGTTGCAACCGGACGCCGCGAACTCATTCGTCTCCACCGTGCCGGTGACATCGATGACGAGACGTTGCAGGAACTGGAACGGGATCTCGATCTTGAGGAACTAAGCGCGATCTCAGCCAAGGCCTGA
- a CDS encoding potassium transporter Kup: protein MTSTHADKTGDVGGRAGFVGLVVGAIGVVYGDIGTSPLYAFREALRPFAADGIHEPEVIGLISLMVWTLTVIVTFKYVLFLLRADNDGEGGTLSLLALLMKKMGRNVPVLFFAGLIGAALFIGDAMITPALSVMSALEGLKLVTPAFADYVPLASAVIMIVLFAAQSRGTAAVSMFFGPITVLWFLAMAAGGLIHIGDDWRILAALNPINALSFLAHAGTVGLIVLGAVFLTVTGAEALYADLGHFGRRPIQTAWFVLVFPALLLNYIGQGALVLAHPETATNPFFLMYPDWILLPVVILATMATIIASQAVITGAFSLARSAVHLGFLPRLRIKFTSETNTGQIYVPSVNLLLLVGVLMLIFSFGDSESLATAYGISVTGTMVISTMLAFQFLRAVWGYSLMLAVILLLPLFIIEVLFLAANLLKIHDGGWVPVALALAIMILMWTWTRGQAYLKRLRANNEIPLDSFIRSIERKSEHSPVTVPGTAVFLTSVPDRTPSVLLHNLKHNHVLHEQNVILTVWTEDEPYVPDSRRTKISQLSPRFVRLDITFGFMDDPDVTRALALCREGGFKFEIMKTSFYLGRRNLVRTPNTGLPGWQERIFMALEGIAIDPSDYFNLPSNRVVELGEQVAI, encoded by the coding sequence ATGACTTCAACACATGCAGACAAAACGGGTGACGTCGGCGGCCGGGCCGGCTTTGTCGGATTGGTCGTCGGCGCAATCGGCGTCGTCTACGGCGATATCGGCACCAGCCCGCTCTATGCGTTCCGCGAGGCACTCAGGCCCTTTGCCGCCGATGGCATACACGAGCCGGAGGTGATCGGCCTGATTTCGCTGATGGTCTGGACGCTGACTGTCATCGTCACCTTCAAATATGTATTGTTCCTGCTCAGGGCGGACAATGACGGCGAAGGTGGCACCCTCTCGCTTCTTGCCCTCCTGATGAAAAAGATGGGACGAAACGTGCCGGTGCTGTTCTTTGCAGGCCTGATCGGCGCAGCCCTCTTCATCGGCGACGCGATGATCACGCCTGCCCTATCGGTCATGTCGGCGCTCGAAGGCCTGAAGCTGGTCACGCCAGCCTTCGCCGATTATGTCCCGCTCGCCTCGGCTGTGATCATGATCGTTCTCTTTGCCGCGCAGTCGAGGGGAACTGCAGCTGTCTCTATGTTTTTCGGGCCGATAACGGTCTTGTGGTTTCTGGCGATGGCCGCAGGTGGCCTGATCCACATCGGCGACGATTGGAGGATCCTGGCCGCGCTCAATCCGATCAACGCGCTCTCGTTCCTCGCCCATGCCGGCACAGTTGGCCTCATCGTGCTTGGCGCGGTGTTTCTGACGGTGACGGGTGCCGAAGCGCTCTATGCCGATCTCGGGCATTTCGGGCGGCGTCCCATCCAGACGGCATGGTTCGTGCTTGTCTTTCCGGCATTGCTCTTGAACTATATCGGTCAGGGCGCGCTGGTTCTCGCCCATCCCGAAACGGCAACCAACCCGTTCTTTCTGATGTATCCGGATTGGATCCTGCTGCCGGTGGTCATCCTGGCGACGATGGCGACCATTATCGCCAGCCAGGCTGTCATCACCGGCGCGTTTTCGCTGGCCCGCTCGGCGGTTCATCTCGGCTTCCTGCCGAGGCTGCGGATCAAATTCACCTCGGAGACCAACACCGGCCAGATCTATGTGCCGAGCGTCAATCTTCTCCTGCTGGTCGGCGTGCTGATGCTGATCTTTTCTTTCGGCGATTCCGAATCGCTGGCGACCGCCTACGGCATCTCGGTGACCGGAACCATGGTCATTTCGACCATGCTGGCCTTTCAATTCCTGCGGGCTGTCTGGGGCTACTCTCTGATGCTTGCCGTCATCCTGCTGCTGCCGCTCTTCATTATCGAGGTGTTGTTCCTGGCTGCCAATCTCTTGAAGATCCATGACGGCGGCTGGGTTCCAGTCGCCCTTGCCCTGGCGATCATGATCCTGATGTGGACATGGACCCGGGGACAGGCCTATCTGAAGAGACTGCGGGCCAACAACGAGATCCCGCTCGATTCCTTCATCCGGTCGATCGAACGAAAGTCGGAGCATTCGCCGGTGACCGTTCCGGGGACGGCGGTGTTCCTGACGAGCGTCCCCGATCGGACGCCGAGCGTCCTGCTCCACAACCTCAAGCACAACCACGTGCTCCACGAACAGAACGTCATCCTGACGGTTTGGACCGAAGACGAACCTTATGTCCCCGACAGCAGGCGCACCAAGATAAGCCAGCTCTCGCCGCGTTTCGTACGTCTCGATATCACCTTCGGTTTCATGGACGATCCCGATGTCACCAGGGCGCTGGCTCTCTGCAGAGAAGGAGGCTTCAAGTTCGAAATCATGAAGACCTCTTTTTATCTCGGCCGCCGGAACCTCGTGAGAACCCCGAATACCGGGCTGCCCGGTTGGCAGGAGCGCATATTCATGGCCTTGGAGGGCATTGCCATCGATCCGTCCGATTACTTCAACCTGCCATCAAACCGCGTTGTTGAACTCGGAGAGCAGGTTGCCATCTGA
- a CDS encoding nodulation protein translates to MARKEVVARIAGRAAEQGLARLMMRLPATRATIRAAAANDPDLYEMCGTYGEACAVLDLMRRDRSADPAIIAEYESICREIEAEVLLTLLGGN, encoded by the coding sequence ATGGCGAGGAAAGAAGTCGTCGCCCGCATCGCCGGACGCGCCGCCGAACAGGGGCTAGCCCGGTTGATGATGCGGTTGCCCGCGACACGGGCGACGATCAGGGCGGCTGCGGCGAACGATCCCGATCTCTACGAGATGTGCGGCACCTATGGCGAGGCCTGCGCCGTGCTCGACCTCATGCGCAGGGACAGGTCGGCCGATCCAGCGATCATCGCCGAATATGAGAGCATCTGCAGGGAGATCGAAGCCGAGGTCCTGCTGACCCTGCTCGGCGGGAACTAG
- a CDS encoding right-handed parallel beta-helix repeat-containing protein, producing MTVYYVNSATGSNANTGTSEDSPFATFWAVENLKLQPGDSVLLAAGSVFNDQLDLKYSGTVAAPITIGSYGIGDAPVIHSPGDGIHSLYTSNIVIENIKISDTGAAAIYGGYVSNWTINNVEVDHTGLAGKAGSISIRTGSNITIENSTINDVNGDGMWIEKINGVTLLNNTVTNAHGTAADAVQINDSSNIVISGNYFDQTGAVTPKGVLTLIRPMEAVIEGNTILGGSFGISAQAGTNIAIQDNDISGYGGYSWSYAIGLGDTGNTRNYDISGNYIHDGVWGVAVTSAGTTSYVREGIDIYGNLFDDLTQAALKVDRPASGSFHDNFIASDVTPYSISPAIIAAGTFPVYGNTTVDESAVTLASADSLVATEASLSLIADSAHAGQDSLTKMKSEADNSHHGNAFGDDGVSSESILLHRFGHDGLDKGGEMPDKRNHFGPFDAADLFGAGESGNASWHHEIPPPPESSHYQDGLVLSVILRPEDALI from the coding sequence ATGACAGTCTATTATGTAAATTCAGCGACCGGCTCCAACGCGAACACCGGAACGAGCGAGGATTCCCCCTTTGCAACATTCTGGGCGGTGGAGAACCTAAAACTACAGCCGGGCGACAGCGTGCTTCTCGCCGCCGGAAGCGTGTTCAACGACCAGCTCGATCTCAAATATTCCGGCACGGTGGCCGCCCCGATCACCATCGGCAGCTACGGGATCGGCGACGCTCCGGTCATTCATAGCCCCGGCGACGGCATTCACAGCCTTTACACCTCGAACATCGTCATCGAGAACATCAAGATCTCCGACACCGGCGCTGCGGCCATCTATGGCGGTTATGTTTCGAACTGGACGATCAATAATGTCGAGGTCGACCACACCGGCTTGGCAGGCAAGGCTGGTTCAATCAGCATCAGAACCGGTTCGAACATCACCATCGAAAACAGCACGATCAACGACGTCAACGGCGACGGCATGTGGATTGAGAAGATCAACGGCGTTACTCTCCTCAACAACACCGTCACCAACGCCCACGGCACCGCGGCGGATGCCGTCCAGATAAACGACAGCAGCAACATCGTCATCAGCGGCAATTATTTCGATCAGACGGGTGCGGTGACGCCAAAGGGCGTGCTGACGCTCATCCGGCCCATGGAGGCCGTGATCGAGGGCAACACCATCCTCGGCGGCAGCTTCGGGATCAGCGCGCAGGCTGGCACGAATATCGCCATCCAGGACAATGATATCTCCGGCTATGGCGGCTACAGCTGGTCTTACGCCATCGGTCTCGGCGACACGGGCAATACGCGCAACTACGATATCTCCGGCAACTATATCCATGACGGCGTCTGGGGCGTGGCGGTCACCTCCGCCGGGACGACCAGCTATGTCCGTGAGGGCATTGATATCTACGGCAACCTGTTCGACGATTTGACGCAGGCGGCGCTAAAGGTCGACCGGCCTGCCTCCGGCTCCTTCCACGACAATTTCATCGCGAGCGACGTGACGCCCTACAGCATATCGCCTGCTATCATCGCCGCCGGCACCTTTCCGGTCTATGGCAACACGACCGTAGACGAGAGCGCGGTCACGCTTGCCAGCGCCGATAGTCTGGTTGCCACGGAGGCCAGTCTCAGCCTGATAGCCGACAGCGCCCATGCCGGGCAGGACAGCCTGACGAAGATGAAAAGCGAGGCGGACAACAGCCATCACGGCAATGCCTTCGGCGATGACGGCGTCTCCTCCGAAAGCATTCTGCTTCACCGCTTCGGCCATGATGGCTTGGACAAGGGCGGTGAGATGCCGGACAAGCGCAACCATTTCGGTCCCTTTGACGCAGCCGATCTCTTCGGTGCCGGCGAAAGCGGCAATGCCTCCTGGCATCATGAGATCCCGCCGCCGCCGGAGTCTTCGCATTATCAGGATGGGCTGGTCCTGAGCGTCATCCTCCGTCCCGAGGACGCGCTGATCTAG
- a CDS encoding right-handed parallel beta-helix repeat-containing protein yields the protein MTIYYVNSATGSDRNSGTNQTSAFATLSKVESLKLKPGDSVLLAKGSVFNEQFDIKYSGTDSAPIKIGSYGTGAAPVIHSGGDGIHSLYASNIVVENLKISNSGGSAISGGSVSNWTVRHVEVDKSGLSGETGAMNFRNSKNITIENSTISGAKGDGVWIDKVEGFKLLNNTVTNSHGAKADAVQVNDSSNILIRGNHLDQTNADSPKGVLVLIRPENAVVENNTLSGGGFGISAQAGKNVAIRDNDISEFHGYSWSFAVGLGDEGNTRDYDIAGNHIHDGAWGVVITAPADAPSYTRTNIKVHDNVFDDLSQSALKVDRPASGSFSNNTIESGTNATNISPSIVDAHTFTVSNNHTVANVETALASPVVTTAAVTEAPADPAVVAVHDNLKIITDTGDAHRGNLLENDTSDNGTLVLRRFGDEGVGKDGLTLTGDYGVIHVDPEGNYAYTLDETKLPTNDQDGHVSETFSYGIDDGNSYHSDGDTLTVYLHMDSLLS from the coding sequence ATGACAATCTACTATGTGAACTCAGCGACCGGCTCCGACCGCAACAGCGGAACGAACCAGACATCGGCTTTTGCGACTTTGTCCAAAGTGGAATCCTTGAAGCTGAAACCGGGCGACAGCGTGCTCCTCGCCAAGGGCAGCGTGTTCAACGAGCAGTTCGATATCAAATATTCCGGCACTGACAGTGCGCCGATCAAGATCGGCAGTTACGGGACGGGTGCGGCACCCGTCATCCACAGCGGCGGCGACGGCATTCATAGTCTCTATGCGTCGAACATCGTGGTCGAGAACCTCAAAATATCCAATAGCGGGGGTTCGGCCATCTCTGGTGGCAGTGTCTCGAATTGGACAGTTCGCCATGTCGAAGTCGACAAGTCAGGATTGTCGGGCGAAACAGGCGCCATGAATTTCCGCAACAGCAAGAACATCACGATCGAAAACAGCACGATTTCGGGCGCTAAGGGCGACGGCGTCTGGATCGACAAGGTCGAGGGCTTCAAACTTCTCAACAATACGGTGACGAACAGCCACGGCGCCAAGGCGGATGCCGTCCAGGTGAACGACAGCAGCAACATCCTGATCCGAGGCAATCATCTCGACCAGACGAATGCCGATAGCCCCAAGGGCGTCCTTGTGCTCATCAGACCGGAGAACGCAGTGGTCGAGAACAATACGCTGAGTGGCGGCGGCTTCGGCATCAGCGCGCAAGCGGGCAAGAACGTCGCCATCCGCGACAACGATATATCGGAATTTCACGGTTACAGCTGGTCCTTCGCCGTCGGTCTCGGTGACGAAGGCAATACGAGAGACTACGATATTGCGGGCAACCACATCCACGATGGCGCGTGGGGCGTGGTCATCACCGCGCCAGCCGACGCTCCCAGCTATACCCGCACGAATATCAAGGTCCACGACAATGTCTTCGACGACCTCTCACAGTCGGCGCTGAAGGTCGACAGACCGGCCTCCGGCTCCTTCTCCAACAATACGATCGAGAGCGGCACCAACGCCACCAACATATCGCCTTCGATCGTCGACGCGCACACCTTCACCGTCAGCAACAACCATACGGTCGCTAATGTCGAGACGGCGCTGGCGAGCCCGGTTGTCACGACTGCCGCAGTCACGGAGGCGCCGGCGGATCCGGCGGTTGTCGCCGTGCACGACAATTTGAAGATCATCACCGATACGGGCGACGCCCACCGCGGCAATCTCCTCGAAAACGACACCTCCGATAACGGGACCCTGGTTCTGCGCCGCTTCGGTGATGAAGGCGTCGGCAAGGACGGCCTGACGCTGACCGGCGACTACGGCGTCATTCACGTGGACCCGGAGGGCAACTATGCCTACACGCTCGATGAAACGAAGCTCCCCACCAATGACCAAGACGGACATGTGAGCGAGACCTTCAGCTACGGGATCGACGATGGAAACTCGTACCACAGCGATGGCGATACGCTGACTGTCTACCTCCATATGGATAGCTTGCTGAGCTGA
- a CDS encoding ABC transporter permease, whose product MWSTLKQIFLMIKVNLGSLPRRLAISLSMVLSVGLVVAVLAGFLAMARGFEGALAGAGSPGIAVILGGGTNQETGSDVPAEAIRSLAAMSGDTGIARDGAGGPALSREIVVPIDIRGRDGEQTLSLRGMDAAGPGLRQRARLSQGRLFTPGAREIVVGARIAEIFGFAVGETVRLGAVDWKVAGRFTSGGSAFESEIWADLEAVQSAFDRLGQVQSLRLRLDGAGGLAALRARLSGLSGPPLTAVSEAELYAAQAERTENLIRLFGWPIALLMAIGAMAGTLNTMMSSVSDRAVEIATLRLLGFARLPVFAATWVEAVLLSAAGAVFGVVGSMIAFDGWQASTMGANNTKMAFQLNVTPDVILTAGLLGLAIGVIGGALPALAATRLPLGAALRARG is encoded by the coding sequence ATGTGGTCAACGCTCAAGCAGATCTTTCTCATGATCAAAGTCAACCTCGGCAGCCTGCCGCGGCGGCTCGCGATCTCGCTGTCGATGGTGCTCTCCGTTGGCCTCGTCGTGGCGGTGCTCGCGGGCTTTCTGGCGATGGCGCGCGGCTTCGAAGGCGCGCTTGCAGGCGCAGGATCGCCCGGTATCGCTGTCATTCTCGGCGGCGGCACCAACCAGGAAACCGGCTCGGATGTGCCGGCCGAGGCGATCCGGAGCCTGGCCGCCATGAGCGGCGATACCGGTATTGCCCGCGACGGCGCCGGCGGACCGGCGCTGTCGCGCGAGATCGTTGTTCCGATCGATATCAGGGGACGCGACGGCGAGCAGACGCTGTCGCTCAGGGGCATGGATGCGGCAGGGCCTGGCCTGCGCCAGCGCGCCCGGCTTTCGCAGGGGCGGCTGTTTACGCCTGGCGCGCGGGAGATCGTCGTCGGCGCCCGTATCGCCGAGATATTTGGCTTTGCCGTCGGTGAGACGGTGCGGCTCGGCGCGGTCGACTGGAAGGTCGCCGGCCGCTTCACTTCGGGCGGCAGCGCCTTCGAATCCGAGATCTGGGCGGATCTGGAAGCGGTGCAGTCGGCCTTCGACCGGCTGGGGCAGGTGCAGAGCCTGCGGCTGCGGCTCGACGGCGCGGGCGGACTGGCGGCGTTGCGCGCGCGACTGTCCGGTCTCTCCGGACCGCCGCTCACCGCGGTTTCCGAGGCCGAACTCTATGCGGCACAGGCGGAGCGCACCGAAAACCTGATCCGTCTGTTCGGTTGGCCGATCGCGCTCTTGATGGCCATCGGCGCGATGGCCGGGACGCTAAACACGATGATGAGTTCGGTCTCCGACCGTGCCGTCGAAATCGCCACGCTGCGGCTCCTGGGCTTTGCCCGCCTGCCGGTCTTCGCTGCCACCTGGGTGGAGGCGGTGCTCCTATCGGCGGCGGGTGCGGTCTTCGGCGTCGTTGGTTCCATGATCGCCTTCGATGGCTGGCAGGCGAGCACGATGGGCGCAAACAATACCAAGATGGCTTTTCAGCTCAATGTGACGCCCGACGTTATCCTGACCGCTGGGCTGCTGGGGCTGGCGATCGGCGTGATCGGCGGCGCTTTGCCGGCGCTCGCAGCAACGCGGCTGCCGCTGGGGGCGGCGCTGCGGGCGAGGGGGTGA
- a CDS encoding ABC transporter permease, which yields MTFFELMRRNAWRKRLRAVLLMFSVGIAFLIYGLTASFVSGSQGAAGASDNLLGVFNKSGRGLPLPLAYLNRISAQSDVAAVAYTTRMRGFIDVEKNVVVVSAVDPRAIADANGEELGLTPELMATLEEGRDRVLVGRALAETQGWSLGQRIGVTSQIMKADGTRNWSFVISGIFEGADASTDTYFMLARYDTINAARARDKDTVDAFVVRPRDGVSSGMLAARIDALFANSAAQTRTQSEKQFLEAFLRQFADVGLIVSLVVSATFVTILMISINTMLFAVRERRFEIGVMKVLGFSSGRIVALILGETLFIFAVGGAGGLILAKLATYLIGPALGLVLGGEVFIKSLAIIVGLGLLTGLLPALNAMRLPIVNALRTR from the coding sequence ATGACCTTCTTCGAACTGATGCGACGCAATGCCTGGCGCAAGCGGCTGCGCGCCGTACTCCTGATGTTTTCGGTCGGCATCGCCTTCCTGATCTATGGGCTGACGGCGAGCTTCGTCAGCGGCAGCCAGGGGGCGGCGGGCGCCAGCGACAATCTGCTCGGCGTCTTCAACAAATCCGGCCGGGGGCTGCCGCTGCCTCTGGCTTATCTGAACAGGATCTCGGCCCAGAGCGATGTCGCGGCCGTTGCCTATACCACGCGCATGCGCGGTTTCATCGATGTCGAGAAAAACGTGGTTGTCGTCAGCGCCGTCGATCCGCGAGCCATCGCCGACGCCAATGGCGAGGAGTTGGGGCTGACGCCGGAGCTCATGGCAACGCTGGAAGAGGGTCGTGATCGGGTGCTGGTCGGCAGGGCGTTGGCTGAGACGCAAGGCTGGTCGCTCGGCCAGCGCATCGGCGTCACCAGCCAGATTATGAAGGCTGACGGCACCCGGAACTGGAGCTTCGTGATATCGGGCATCTTCGAGGGCGCCGATGCCAGCACGGACACCTATTTCATGCTCGCCCGCTACGACACGATCAATGCCGCCCGCGCCAGGGACAAGGATACCGTCGACGCCTTCGTTGTGCGCCCGCGCGACGGTGTTTCATCCGGGATGCTTGCGGCGCGGATCGACGCGCTCTTCGCCAATTCGGCGGCGCAGACAAGGACCCAATCGGAAAAGCAGTTCCTCGAAGCCTTCCTGCGGCAATTCGCCGATGTCGGCCTGATCGTCAGCCTCGTCGTCAGCGCGACCTTCGTGACGATCCTGATGATATCGATCAACACCATGCTGTTCGCGGTGAGGGAGCGTCGATTCGAAATCGGCGTCATGAAGGTGCTCGGATTTTCCAGCGGGCGGATCGTGGCGCTCATCCTCGGTGAGACGCTGTTCATCTTCGCCGTCGGCGGCGCGGGCGGTCTCATCCTCGCCAAGCTCGCAACCTATCTGATCGGGCCGGCACTCGGCCTCGTCCTCGGCGGCGAGGTGTTCATAAAATCCCTCGCCATCATTGTCGGTCTCGGTTTGCTGACCGGGCTATTGCCCGCCCTTAACGCCATGCGCCTGCCTATCGTTAACGCCCTCAGAACGAGATAG
- a CDS encoding ABC transporter ATP-binding protein, whose amino-acid sequence MTHTREPYIALAGVKKSFRIGAATIPIFSGLDLSIPPGDFVAVMGPSGSGKSTLLNMLGGIDSPDAGEIRIGRSHLEQMGEGARAAWRAHSMGIVFQFYNLLPMLNAAENIELPLLLKPLGRKERRARVDTVMDLVGLAGRQRQFPSSMSGGQQQRVGIARAIVGDPDLILCDEPTGDLDRKSANDILEILGFLNSELRKTIVMVTHDPEAAAFARRTLTLNKGEFTEGAIR is encoded by the coding sequence ATGACCCACACGCGTGAACCCTACATCGCCCTTGCCGGCGTGAAGAAATCCTTCAGGATCGGGGCGGCGACAATTCCGATCTTCTCAGGCCTCGATCTTTCCATTCCGCCCGGCGATTTCGTTGCGGTCATGGGGCCATCGGGTTCAGGGAAATCGACGCTGCTCAATATGCTCGGCGGCATCGACAGCCCCGACGCCGGCGAGATACGGATCGGCCGCAGCCATCTCGAACAGATGGGCGAGGGCGCCAGAGCCGCCTGGCGGGCGCACAGCATGGGCATCGTCTTTCAGTTCTACAATCTGCTGCCGATGCTGAATGCGGCGGAGAATATCGAGCTGCCGCTGCTCCTAAAGCCGCTCGGGCGCAAGGAGCGGCGCGCCCGCGTCGATACGGTCATGGATCTCGTCGGGCTTGCCGGACGGCAGCGGCAGTTTCCGTCGAGCATGTCCGGCGGCCAACAGCAGCGTGTCGGCATTGCCCGCGCCATCGTCGGCGATCCAGATCTCATCCTCTGCGACGAGCCGACCGGCGATCTCGACCGGAAATCGGCCAATGACATCCTTGAGATACTTGGCTTCCTCAATAGCGAGCTTCGCAAGACCATCGTCATGGTCACGCACGATCCGGAAGCGGCGGCCTTTGCCCGGCGCACGCTCACTCTCAACAAGGGCGAGTTCACCGAGGGGGCGATCCGATGA